A single region of the Pueribacillus theae genome encodes:
- the tlp gene encoding small acid-soluble spore protein Tlp → MPKPDDRSNNPERIERAIGNTLQNMNEAEDYLKAHADAMSEEQKQQIKEKNKRREESIEGFREELKDEVND, encoded by the coding sequence ATGCCAAAACCAGACGATCGTTCAAACAATCCTGAACGAATTGAAAGAGCCATTGGCAACACGCTGCAAAATATGAATGAGGCTGAAGATTATTTAAAAGCCCATGCTGATGCCATGAGCGAAGAACAAAAACAACAAATTAAAGAAAAAAATAAACGAAGAGAAGAAAGCATCGAAGGCTTCCGCGAAGAACTGAAAGATGAAGTGAACGATTAA